The following are encoded together in the Acidobacteriota bacterium genome:
- a CDS encoding haloalkane dehalogenase, producing MISADARYEKKRIEVHGHEMAYVDCGEGDPIVFLHGNPTSSYLWRNVMPHLEGQGRLVAPDLIGMGDSAKLPDSGSDRYRFVEHRHYLGGLLEAIGVDSNVVFVIHDWGSALGFDWANRHRDAVRGLAYMEAIVSPVPSWDDWPEAARGVFQGFRSPAGEGMVLVKNVFVERVLPGSVLRKMTDEEMAVYRSPFEEEGESRRPTLTWPRQIPIAGEPEDVVEIVQSYADWLAGSSVPKLFVNAKPGAILTGAMREICRGWPNQTEVTVKGSHFIQEDSPDEIGQAISEWLPS from the coding sequence ATGATTTCCGCCGACGCGCGCTACGAGAAGAAACGGATCGAGGTCCACGGTCACGAGATGGCCTACGTCGATTGTGGCGAGGGCGATCCGATCGTCTTCCTTCACGGCAATCCGACTTCGTCGTACCTGTGGCGCAATGTGATGCCGCACCTGGAGGGACAGGGGCGGCTGGTGGCGCCCGACCTGATCGGCATGGGCGATTCGGCGAAGTTGCCGGACAGCGGGTCGGACCGGTATCGCTTCGTCGAACACCGGCACTACCTTGGCGGGTTGCTCGAGGCGATCGGTGTGGATTCGAACGTGGTCTTCGTGATCCACGACTGGGGTTCCGCGCTCGGCTTCGACTGGGCGAACCGGCATCGGGACGCGGTCCGCGGCCTCGCCTACATGGAGGCGATCGTCAGCCCCGTTCCGAGCTGGGACGACTGGCCCGAGGCGGCCCGGGGCGTGTTCCAGGGTTTCCGCTCGCCGGCCGGCGAGGGCATGGTGCTGGTGAAGAACGTCTTCGTCGAGCGGGTGCTGCCCGGTTCGGTGCTGCGGAAGATGACGGACGAGGAGATGGCCGTCTACCGGAGTCCTTTCGAGGAAGAAGGCGAGTCGCGCCGTCCGACGCTGACCTGGCCGCGCCAGATCCCGATCGCCGGCGAGCCGGAGGACGTGGTGGAGATCGTCCAGTCCTACGCCGACTGGCTGGCCGGATCCAGCGTACCGAAGCTCTTCGTCAACGCGAAGCCCGGCGCCATCCTCACGGGCGCCATGCGGGAGATCTGCCGCGGCTGGCCGAACCAGACGGAAGTGACGGTCAAGGGCTCCCACTTCATCCAGGAGGACTCCCCGGACGAGATCGGTCAGGCGATCTCGGAATGGTTGCCTTCGTAG
- a CDS encoding VWA domain-containing protein has translation MKKVATVGRRLALAAALTGGAYLLSTGFGLAVAADATVGVEAAAQDDEKKKRKAERKAAARAAKEQKRLEKQRRQRGRTVRAVVVPSEPAAGSEPAAAPAPEPAVATTPAAVPEPAPAPEAEPAEVPAAEPAPRTAPEPVRTADPAPAPLREQPRASEPTSRPARTPAPVPASRDFELSERIRVAEVLLDVLVTDRKGNVIEGLGAEDFVVLYDGEEQDVTSASFYGGPSELSATGEGATTRTDRYFVLMFHDQRMQAPQLAGPQMDNARWLKRWIEEELQPNDQVAVFAYQARLKVYLDFSRDRDEILAAVDAASRGKKDLEPWLTRSEPEFDPNSPSLLVNLPKGKELARQSRKVQEALELLGEAASGIAGRKNLVMFSLGFGEIGQFGSYTPDPRYYPQMREALNAGNVAVYTIDTMGSRRRSIASASLNDSLSHISNETGGHYYANFTNILSPMRQVAEENQGYYLVSFRSEYEAGTQGYRGIKVKVRDGKYKVRSRTGFRYGESAGP, from the coding sequence ATGAAGAAAGTTGCGACGGTTGGACGACGATTGGCGCTTGCCGCCGCCTTGACGGGTGGTGCTTACCTCTTGTCGACCGGTTTCGGGTTGGCCGTTGCCGCCGATGCCACGGTTGGCGTTGAGGCTGCGGCCCAGGATGACGAGAAGAAGAAGCGCAAGGCGGAGAGGAAGGCGGCGGCTCGGGCGGCCAAGGAACAGAAGCGTCTGGAAAAGCAGCGCCGGCAGCGGGGCAGGACGGTTCGCGCGGTTGTCGTGCCGTCGGAGCCGGCCGCGGGATCCGAACCGGCCGCGGCGCCGGCGCCGGAACCGGCGGTGGCGACCACGCCGGCTGCCGTGCCTGAACCGGCGCCCGCGCCGGAGGCCGAGCCGGCGGAAGTCCCGGCAGCGGAACCGGCGCCGAGAACCGCGCCGGAACCCGTTCGTACCGCCGACCCGGCCCCGGCTCCGCTGCGCGAGCAGCCACGCGCGTCTGAGCCGACTTCACGCCCGGCGAGGACGCCGGCCCCTGTTCCGGCGTCGAGGGACTTCGAACTCAGCGAGCGCATCCGGGTCGCGGAGGTGCTGCTTGATGTCCTCGTCACGGACCGGAAAGGCAACGTGATCGAGGGTCTGGGCGCCGAGGACTTCGTCGTTCTCTACGACGGCGAGGAGCAGGACGTGACGAGTGCCTCCTTCTACGGCGGACCGAGCGAGTTGTCGGCCACCGGCGAGGGCGCCACGACGCGAACCGATCGCTACTTCGTCCTCATGTTCCACGATCAGCGGATGCAGGCGCCGCAACTGGCGGGTCCCCAGATGGACAACGCGCGCTGGCTCAAGCGCTGGATCGAGGAGGAACTCCAGCCCAACGACCAGGTGGCGGTGTTCGCGTACCAGGCACGGCTCAAGGTCTACCTGGACTTCAGCCGCGACCGCGACGAGATCCTGGCGGCAGTGGATGCGGCTTCCCGGGGCAAGAAGGACCTCGAGCCCTGGCTGACGCGCTCGGAGCCCGAGTTCGACCCGAACTCACCGTCGTTGCTGGTGAACCTGCCGAAGGGCAAGGAACTTGCGCGCCAGAGCCGCAAGGTCCAGGAGGCGCTGGAGCTGCTTGGAGAGGCAGCCTCAGGGATCGCCGGCCGCAAGAACCTGGTGATGTTCAGTCTCGGTTTCGGCGAGATCGGCCAGTTCGGCAGCTACACGCCGGATCCGCGGTACTACCCGCAGATGCGTGAGGCGCTGAACGCAGGCAACGTCGCCGTGTACACGATCGACACGATGGGCAGTCGCCGCCGCTCGATCGCTTCGGCGTCCCTCAACGACTCACTGAGCCACATTTCGAACGAAACCGGCGGCCACTACTACGCGAACTTCACGAACATCCTGTCGCCGATGCGCCAGGTCGCCGAGGAGAACCAGGGCTACTACCTCGTGAGCTTCCGCTCCGAGTACGAAGCCGGCACCCAGGGCTATCGCGGCATCAAGGTCAAGGTCCGCGACGGCAAGTACAAGGTACGTTCCCGCACCGGCTTCCGCTACGGCGAGTCGGCCGGCCCGTAG
- a CDS encoding carboxypeptidase-like regulatory domain-containing protein produces the protein MLVPEASNEASAAGTPTAAGFEVVAAPVAMWRQVPWSLLPTITVRSGSLSLPRHDETWRVQALAGGLASTWRDAIPDEGSVELSLRQAVEFTVQATAGGAPLAGARMYLVRPGSGMYAIPEPLGFGITNADGRVSLTVSELERSAVLVSHVTRNASAFERFDETPAVVELGPGLALTGRTVDPEGLPVAGVRLLGLSWVGDELVAMQRHLGLSGPDGRFSLTGFAKGAASLRTDGGDLEYSRTFDLEGPLDLGSIVLMAPEHYWVQVVDASRGTPVPEARTLFEGGETTTTDRDGLARVSPRFDRILLVDAKGYRRARFQFAGGGAAAEANPPPGLAALRVDLAGDVGATAETPLVLRLAPAFTVEGVFVAADGVTPAVSGRLVASQSVAGGSRTSNEALAADGSFSLDLEPGAYTLELTAANAGRRVLEVSGSAGEARDLGTIMAPASAWVSGTVVSPEYAPVSGARISYLRPTRFGALMARAMGRVEEVTANADGYFEMHGLEIGPSSLRVEAEGFAPLEFEIEAPAIQWVDAGFVELSRGRRITVRSDVDDGTVRLDPGAEHDPLGPMTGKVVDGEAVFENVPEEESLRVRVLQEGVPVCERREEAGTGDEVIRCNRSTVTVTGLVTVAGQPGNGRLNWQSKVENPQPEGIFRTLGGSIRRSQVVTDKLQLTAPLDGEGRYRLESMLPGEWNVTLMSDNDGWQQEREVTVPDAPGEEVALDFHYGGVSIDGIVVGAEGQPVTHATVDIFPGRRAVVTGRSGRYEIMDLAPGAYQLRARFQHSRSDLVDVELRDYNDRQSVRLDLRDDPASDELAIRLAGGVGGFCFVEMEGAGQRTVRIDGGVASTQLTPPLTDRVRVACRADGRWVLTGWQPLEPALERGVDLDPFESESSIVLTGEPSMAAVQVSGPGGWDLGSLRIWFGGATTFSVGETISNLPEGEYTLRWGNQVRTVWTERRRAAEVEIE, from the coding sequence ATGCTCGTCCCCGAGGCCTCGAACGAGGCTTCCGCGGCCGGGACCCCAACCGCGGCCGGGTTCGAGGTGGTGGCGGCGCCGGTGGCGATGTGGCGGCAGGTGCCCTGGAGTCTGCTGCCGACGATCACCGTCAGGTCCGGATCGCTCTCCCTGCCCCGTCATGACGAAACGTGGCGCGTCCAGGCGCTGGCGGGAGGCCTCGCCTCGACCTGGCGGGACGCGATTCCTGACGAGGGCTCGGTTGAACTCTCGTTGCGTCAGGCTGTGGAGTTCACCGTGCAGGCGACCGCCGGCGGCGCGCCTCTGGCCGGCGCGCGGATGTACCTGGTGCGACCGGGCTCGGGCATGTATGCCATACCCGAGCCTCTGGGCTTTGGGATCACGAACGCAGACGGCAGGGTGAGCTTGACCGTGTCCGAGCTGGAACGGTCCGCGGTCCTCGTGTCCCACGTCACCCGGAATGCGTCGGCGTTCGAGCGTTTCGACGAGACGCCAGCGGTCGTCGAGCTCGGTCCGGGGCTGGCCCTGACAGGCCGGACCGTCGATCCGGAAGGACTGCCCGTAGCTGGTGTACGACTCCTGGGCCTGTCGTGGGTTGGCGACGAACTGGTGGCGATGCAGCGTCACCTGGGCCTCTCCGGCCCGGACGGCCGCTTCTCGCTCACCGGCTTCGCTAAAGGCGCCGCGTCCCTGCGAACCGACGGCGGCGATCTGGAGTACTCCCGGACCTTCGACCTGGAGGGTCCCCTGGACCTGGGGTCGATCGTGCTGATGGCGCCCGAGCACTACTGGGTCCAGGTTGTCGATGCGAGCCGCGGAACACCGGTACCCGAGGCGCGCACTCTCTTCGAGGGTGGAGAGACAACGACGACCGACCGGGATGGACTCGCGCGGGTGTCGCCCCGTTTCGACCGGATCCTCCTGGTCGACGCGAAGGGCTATCGGAGGGCGCGGTTTCAGTTCGCTGGCGGCGGCGCCGCGGCCGAAGCGAACCCGCCGCCTGGCCTGGCGGCCCTCCGTGTCGACCTGGCCGGCGACGTCGGCGCGACGGCCGAGACCCCCCTGGTGCTGCGGCTGGCGCCGGCCTTCACGGTCGAGGGGGTCTTCGTGGCGGCCGACGGAGTGACTCCGGCCGTCTCCGGGCGACTGGTTGCGTCCCAGTCAGTGGCCGGTGGGAGCAGGACGAGCAACGAAGCGCTCGCGGCGGACGGTTCCTTCTCTCTGGACCTCGAGCCGGGCGCCTACACGCTCGAACTGACCGCCGCGAATGCCGGAAGGCGGGTGCTGGAGGTCTCCGGGTCGGCGGGGGAGGCACGCGACCTGGGCACCATCATGGCGCCGGCTTCGGCCTGGGTGTCCGGGACCGTGGTGAGTCCCGAGTACGCCCCGGTCTCGGGCGCCAGGATCTCCTACCTGCGGCCGACTAGGTTCGGCGCCTTGATGGCCCGTGCGATGGGACGGGTAGAGGAGGTCACGGCAAACGCCGACGGTTACTTCGAGATGCACGGCCTGGAAATCGGCCCTTCCAGTCTTCGCGTGGAGGCGGAGGGGTTCGCTCCGCTGGAGTTCGAGATCGAGGCCCCGGCGATCCAGTGGGTCGATGCCGGTTTTGTCGAACTCTCGCGCGGGCGCCGGATCACCGTGCGTTCCGACGTCGACGACGGCACGGTGAGACTCGATCCGGGGGCCGAGCACGATCCTCTGGGTCCGATGACGGGCAAGGTGGTCGACGGCGAGGCCGTGTTCGAGAACGTGCCCGAGGAGGAGTCTCTGCGGGTTCGCGTGCTGCAGGAGGGCGTACCTGTCTGCGAGCGTCGCGAGGAGGCCGGAACCGGCGACGAGGTCATCAGGTGCAACCGGAGCACGGTGACCGTCACGGGTCTGGTGACGGTTGCAGGCCAACCCGGGAACGGGAGGTTGAACTGGCAGTCGAAGGTTGAAAACCCGCAACCCGAAGGTATCTTCCGCACGCTTGGCGGGTCGATACGGCGAAGCCAGGTCGTCACCGACAAGCTCCAACTGACGGCGCCCCTCGACGGCGAGGGTCGCTATCGGCTGGAGTCGATGCTCCCTGGCGAGTGGAACGTGACCCTGATGTCGGACAACGACGGATGGCAGCAGGAGCGTGAGGTCACGGTGCCGGATGCCCCGGGTGAGGAAGTCGCGCTGGATTTCCACTATGGCGGCGTGTCCATCGACGGGATCGTCGTCGGTGCCGAGGGACAGCCCGTGACCCACGCGACCGTCGACATCTTCCCGGGCCGCCGGGCGGTCGTGACGGGCCGGAGCGGTCGCTACGAGATCATGGACCTGGCGCCCGGTGCCTACCAACTCCGGGCGCGCTTTCAGCACTCACGTTCCGATCTCGTGGACGTGGAGCTCCGGGACTACAACGACCGCCAGTCGGTGCGACTGGACCTGCGGGACGATCCCGCGAGCGACGAACTGGCGATCCGGCTCGCCGGTGGAGTCGGCGGCTTCTGCTTCGTCGAGATGGAGGGGGCAGGGCAGCGGACTGTCCGGATCGATGGCGGCGTCGCGAGCACCCAACTCACTCCGCCGCTCACCGACCGCGTCCGCGTCGCCTGCCGGGCGGACGGGCGCTGGGTCCTCACCGGCTG